Proteins encoded within one genomic window of Formosa agariphila KMM 3901:
- a CDS encoding tellurite resistance TerB family protein — translation MSYSKLFDNGFKERNKDHFASIVRVAMDDGVISEDEKAFLDRLARNLQINEHDYEQILLDYKSHPINPPHENTRRLERLYDLARMVNLDHINGESEVILLRKICLGLGFSSGVLTAVVEKALALVSEGVDLDDFVDAMMKKVD, via the coding sequence ATGTCTTATTCAAAATTGTTCGATAACGGATTTAAAGAACGTAACAAAGATCATTTTGCTTCTATTGTACGTGTTGCTATGGATGATGGTGTAATCTCTGAAGATGAGAAAGCGTTTTTAGATCGATTAGCTAGAAATTTACAAATTAACGAACACGATTATGAGCAGATTTTATTGGATTATAAATCGCACCCAATAAATCCTCCTCACGAAAATACGCGTCGTCTAGAGCGTTTATACGATTTAGCGCGTATGGTAAATTTAGATCATATAAATGGCGAAAGTGAAGTTATTTTGCTAAGGAAAATATGTTTAGGCTTAGGATTTTCTTCAGGTGTTTTAACGGCTGTAGTAGAAAAGGCTTTAGCTTTAGTTTCTGAAGGCGTAGATTTGGATGACTTTGTAGATGCTATGATGAAGAAGGTCGATTAA
- the fbp gene encoding class 1 fructose-bisphosphatase, translated as MSGQNKTLGEFIIENQTAFKYTTGELTRLLNSLRLAAKVVNHEVNKAGLVDIIGAAGDVNIQGEDQQKLDVYANEVFIQTLKKRNIVCGIASEEEDDFISINSQDSNHQNKYVVLIDPLDGSSNIDVNVSVGTIFSVYRRITPVGSPVTIEDFLQEGHQQVAAGYIVYGTSTMLVYTTGAGVNGFTLNPAIGTFYLSHPDMSFPEDGQIYSCNEGNYIHFPQGIKDYIKYCQKEEGDRPYTSRYIGSLVSDFHRNMIKGGIYLYPKSSKNEKGKLRLLYECNPMAFLAEQANGKASDGFQRILDIKPTELHERVPFICGSKNMVEKAEEFERNALKK; from the coding sequence ATGTCAGGACAGAACAAAACATTAGGTGAATTTATTATCGAAAACCAAACCGCTTTTAAATACACCACAGGAGAATTAACCAGATTACTAAATTCATTACGATTAGCCGCTAAAGTTGTAAACCACGAAGTAAACAAAGCTGGATTGGTAGACATCATTGGAGCAGCAGGAGATGTAAACATACAAGGTGAAGACCAACAAAAATTAGATGTTTATGCGAACGAAGTATTTATACAGACACTTAAAAAACGAAATATTGTTTGTGGTATTGCTAGTGAAGAGGAAGATGATTTTATTTCAATTAACAGCCAGGATTCTAACCATCAAAACAAATACGTCGTTTTAATTGATCCTTTAGATGGGTCATCAAACATTGATGTAAATGTATCTGTAGGAACTATTTTCTCTGTATACAGACGTATTACACCTGTTGGATCTCCTGTTACTATTGAAGATTTCTTACAAGAAGGTCACCAACAAGTTGCCGCTGGATATATTGTTTACGGAACCTCAACTATGTTAGTATATACTACTGGAGCTGGTGTAAATGGATTTACATTAAACCCAGCAATTGGAACGTTCTATTTATCTCACCCTGACATGTCTTTCCCTGAAGATGGTCAAATTTACTCATGTAACGAAGGAAACTATATTCATTTCCCTCAAGGTATAAAAGACTATATTAAATATTGCCAGAAGGAAGAAGGCGACAGACCGTATACATCGAGATACATTGGATCTTTAGTTTCAGATTTCCATAGAAACATGATTAAAGGAGGTATTTATTTATACCCAAAAAGTTCTAAAAACGAAAAAGGAAAACTGCGTTTATTATACGAATGTAATCCTATGGCATTTTTAGCAGAACAAGCTAACGGAAAAGCAAGTGACGGTTTCCAACGTATTTTAGATATTAAACCTACAGAATTACACGAACGTGTTCCTTTTATCTGCGGTAGTAAAAATATGGTAGAAAAAGCTGAAGAGTTTGAACGAAACGCACTAAAAAAATAA
- the mfd gene encoding transcription-repair coupling factor encodes MQTFAQTLQTQSLQLAISESESKTVLKGLVGSSFSLVIAEVFKYAEKPFLLIFNDKEEAAYYLNDLEQLLNTKDVLFYPGSYRRPYQIEETDNANVLLRAEVLNRINSRKKPAIIVTYTDALFEKVVTKKELERNTLKVTVNDNLSIDFVNEILFEYKFKRVDFVTEPGEFSVRGGIVDVFSFSHDEPYRIEFFGDDVDSIRTFDVETQLSTEQIKKISIIPNVENKFLDESRESFLKYMSSKTVIFSKNSQLLFSGSDILFGKAVEAFENLNSDLKHNAPSELFCNAELLKKQLLKFTVVEFGSGYYFTKSIDTGIVFNTTPQPSFNKQFDLLIDDLNSNHNKGFTNYIACVSEQQAKRFHDIFNDIEQGVSYQTIVLSLHQGFIDHTNKVLCYTDHQIFERYHKFSLKNGYAKKQSITLKELTNLEIGDYVTHIDHGVGRFGGLQKIDVEGKKQEAIKLIYGERDILYLSIHALHKITKFNGKDGKPPKIHKLGSNAWKVLKQKTKTRVKEVAFNLIKLYAKRKLEKGYQYNPDSHLQHELEASFIYEDTPDQSTSTADIKNDMESERPMDRLVCGDVGFGKTEVAIRAAFKAVDNGKQVAVLVPTTILAYQHHKTFSERLKDFPVTVDYVNRFRTAKEKRDTLERLEKGHVDIIIGTHQLANKSVVFKNLGLLIVDEEQKFGVAVKEKLKTLKDNVDVLTLTATPIPRTLQFSLMAARDLSVITTPPPNRYPIESNVIRFEEETIRDAVSYEIQRGGQIYFIHNRIENIKEVAGLIQRLVPDAKVGIGHGQMDGKKLENLMLAFMNGDFDVLVSTTIVESGLDVPNANTIFINNANNFGLSDLHQMRGRVGRSNKKAFCYFITPDYSAMTADARKRITALEQFTELGSGFNIAMKDLEIRGAGDLLGGEQSGFINDIGFDTYQKILNEAIEELKENEFKDLYPDTEGKPKEYVKDITIDTDFELLFPDDYVNNIAERLNLYTQLNQLKTEDELKTFEKELIDRFGELPTQVVDLLNSVRVKWLATTIGLEKLVMKQGKMIGYFVSDQQSSFYQSANFTNVLKFVQSNPKACKMKEKQTRAGLRLLLTFDHIKTVKQALLALQPILT; translated from the coding sequence TTGCAAACATTTGCACAAACCTTGCAAACGCAAAGTTTGCAACTTGCCATTTCCGAAAGTGAAAGTAAAACGGTTTTAAAAGGTCTTGTTGGATCTTCGTTTTCTTTAGTTATCGCCGAAGTTTTTAAATATGCCGAAAAACCCTTCCTCCTTATTTTTAACGATAAAGAAGAAGCCGCTTATTATTTAAACGATTTAGAACAACTTTTAAACACTAAAGATGTACTGTTCTACCCTGGAAGTTATCGTAGACCATATCAAATTGAAGAAACCGATAATGCCAATGTATTATTACGTGCCGAAGTTTTAAACCGTATTAATTCGCGTAAAAAACCAGCCATAATAGTAACTTATACAGATGCTTTATTCGAGAAGGTAGTAACTAAAAAAGAACTTGAACGCAACACGCTTAAAGTTACAGTTAACGATAATTTATCTATAGATTTTGTAAACGAAATTTTATTCGAATACAAGTTTAAACGTGTCGATTTCGTTACAGAACCCGGCGAGTTTTCTGTCCGTGGAGGTATTGTAGATGTATTCTCCTTCTCTCACGACGAACCCTACAGAATTGAGTTTTTTGGAGACGATGTAGACAGCATTAGAACTTTCGATGTAGAAACGCAACTCTCTACAGAGCAAATCAAGAAAATTAGCATTATACCAAATGTAGAGAATAAATTTTTAGACGAAAGCCGTGAAAGTTTTCTAAAATACATGTCGTCTAAAACCGTGATTTTTTCTAAAAATAGTCAGTTACTATTTTCTGGTAGCGATATTCTTTTTGGCAAAGCTGTAGAGGCTTTCGAAAATTTAAATTCCGATTTAAAACACAATGCCCCAAGCGAATTATTTTGTAATGCTGAGCTGCTTAAAAAGCAACTTTTAAAATTTACTGTAGTCGAATTTGGAAGTGGTTACTATTTTACTAAAAGTATAGATACTGGCATTGTATTTAATACCACACCTCAGCCTTCATTTAATAAACAATTCGACCTTTTAATAGACGATTTAAATAGTAATCACAATAAAGGTTTTACAAATTATATTGCTTGCGTAAGTGAACAACAAGCTAAACGTTTTCACGATATATTCAACGATATTGAGCAAGGTGTTTCCTATCAAACCATAGTACTGTCTTTACATCAAGGATTTATAGACCACACCAACAAAGTGCTGTGCTACACCGATCATCAAATCTTTGAGCGTTATCATAAATTCAGTCTTAAAAACGGGTATGCTAAAAAGCAATCTATCACGCTAAAAGAGCTTACTAATCTGGAAATTGGAGATTATGTAACACATATCGATCATGGAGTTGGACGTTTTGGTGGTCTGCAAAAAATAGACGTAGAAGGCAAAAAACAAGAAGCAATAAAACTAATTTATGGCGAACGCGATATTTTATATTTAAGCATACACGCGCTACATAAAATTACCAAGTTTAATGGTAAAGATGGTAAGCCGCCTAAAATTCATAAACTGGGAAGTAACGCCTGGAAAGTTTTAAAACAAAAAACAAAAACGAGAGTTAAAGAAGTTGCCTTTAACTTGATAAAATTATACGCTAAAAGAAAGCTTGAAAAAGGATATCAATACAATCCAGATAGCCATTTACAGCACGAATTAGAAGCATCCTTTATTTACGAAGATACGCCAGACCAAAGTACTTCGACTGCCGATATTAAAAACGACATGGAAAGCGAGCGCCCCATGGACCGATTGGTTTGTGGAGACGTTGGATTCGGGAAAACAGAAGTTGCTATTCGTGCCGCCTTTAAAGCGGTAGATAACGGTAAACAAGTGGCCGTTTTGGTGCCTACAACCATTTTAGCCTATCAGCATCATAAAACCTTTAGCGAACGTTTAAAAGATTTTCCTGTCACGGTCGATTATGTGAACCGATTTAGAACAGCAAAGGAAAAACGTGACACTTTAGAACGTTTAGAAAAAGGGCATGTCGATATTATTATTGGGACGCATCAGCTCGCCAACAAAAGTGTAGTATTTAAAAATTTAGGATTATTAATTGTCGATGAAGAACAGAAATTTGGAGTCGCAGTGAAAGAAAAACTAAAGACCTTAAAAGATAATGTAGACGTGCTTACATTAACCGCTACACCTATCCCGAGAACGCTTCAATTTAGCTTAATGGCAGCGCGAGATTTATCGGTCATTACCACGCCACCGCCAAACCGTTATCCTATTGAAAGTAATGTAATTCGCTTTGAAGAAGAAACCATACGTGATGCTGTGAGTTACGAAATTCAGCGTGGCGGACAGATATATTTCATTCATAATCGTATTGAAAATATTAAGGAGGTTGCTGGTTTAATTCAGCGTCTAGTTCCCGATGCCAAAGTAGGTATTGGTCACGGACAAATGGATGGTAAAAAACTAGAAAATTTGATGTTAGCTTTTATGAATGGTGACTTCGATGTACTAGTCAGCACAACCATTGTGGAAAGCGGATTAGACGTACCAAATGCCAATACTATTTTTATAAATAACGCCAATAATTTTGGGTTGAGCGACTTGCACCAAATGCGTGGCCGTGTGGGTAGAAGTAATAAAAAAGCATTCTGTTATTTTATAACCCCTGATTATTCTGCCATGACTGCCGATGCGAGAAAACGTATTACAGCTCTGGAACAATTTACAGAATTAGGAAGCGGATTTAACATCGCGATGAAAGATTTAGAAATTCGTGGCGCTGGAGATTTATTAGGAGGAGAACAAAGTGGCTTTATAAACGATATTGGATTCGACACCTATCAGAAAATTTTAAATGAAGCGATTGAAGAACTTAAAGAAAATGAGTTTAAAGATTTATATCCAGACACGGAAGGCAAGCCTAAGGAATACGTTAAAGACATCACTATAGATACCGATTTCGAGTTGCTATTCCCTGACGATTATGTAAACAATATTGCCGAACGTTTAAACCTATATACACAACTAAATCAGTTAAAAACCGAAGACGAATTAAAAACTTTCGAAAAAGAATTAATCGACCGCTTTGGGGAATTACCAACACAAGTTGTAGATTTATTAAATAGTGTTCGCGTAAAATGGTTAGCGACAACTATTGGATTAGAAAAGCTAGTCATGAAACAAGGCAAAATGATTGGTTATTTTGTTAGCGACCAACAAAGCTCGTTCTACCAAAGTGCCAATTTTACAAACGTATTAAAGTTTGTACAATCTAATCCAAAAGCCTGTAAAATGAAAGAAAAACAAACACGTGCAGGATTGCGTTTACTTTTAACTTTCGACCACATTAAAACTGTAAAACAAGCCTTACTTGCTTTACAACCTATTTTAACATAA
- a CDS encoding GNAT family N-acetyltransferase — protein MDIKIRPAKIEDMSAVLELIYELAIYEKEPEAVEVTVSDLERDGFGDTPLFKCFVAEIEGGIKGIALVYNRYSTWKGPIIHLEDLIVNKAYRGTGVGTALLDEVIKYGHSKGAKRINWEVIDWNEHAIAFYESKGANVLRDWDVVQLDEAGIKNYIAKL, from the coding sequence ATGGATATTAAAATAAGACCGGCAAAAATTGAAGATATGTCAGCCGTACTCGAGTTAATTTATGAATTAGCTATTTACGAAAAGGAGCCAGAAGCTGTAGAAGTTACTGTTAGCGATTTGGAACGAGATGGGTTTGGAGACACACCTTTATTTAAATGTTTTGTAGCCGAAATTGAAGGCGGAATAAAAGGTATTGCTTTGGTTTATAACCGATATTCTACGTGGAAAGGTCCTATAATTCATCTTGAAGATTTAATTGTAAATAAAGCTTATCGAGGAACAGGTGTTGGAACAGCTTTACTAGACGAGGTTATAAAATATGGCCACAGTAAAGGTGCAAAACGCATTAATTGGGAAGTGATAGATTGGAACGAGCATGCAATTGCATTTTACGAAAGTAAAGGTGCAAACGTATTACGCGATTGGGATGTTGTGCAATTAGACGAAGCTGGTATAAAAAATTATATCGCAAAACTGTAA
- a CDS encoding aspartate kinase: MKVFKFGGASVKDAEGVINLTQILKQFSEDDTVVVVSAMGKMTNAFEAVVHNYLYNPTDLNASIGFIEDYHTSIISELFLDISHPVFKIVESLFNDLKLLIKTNTATDYNFVYDQIIGFGELLSTTIVSQFLNYSGLKNTWLDVREYIKTDSNYRRANVDWLTTETLITPLKHNPSLYITQGFLASNSNCTTTLGREGSDYTAAIFAYALDAESVTIWKDVSGVLNADPRYFEETQLLEQLSYREAIELAFYGASVIHPKTLQPLQQKGITLFVKSFINPVAKGTRISAEQIMVPQTPCFIVKKNQILIHISSLDFSYIVEENISEIFNILHLSKMKVNLIQNSAISFSICVEDIFGNLNSILEQFQAEYKISYIPNVSLYTVRHYTDEAIHLIEKSKHILVQQRTQDTLQIVTK, encoded by the coding sequence ATGAAAGTTTTTAAGTTTGGTGGTGCTTCTGTAAAAGATGCTGAAGGTGTTATAAATCTGACTCAGATTTTAAAACAATTTTCAGAGGACGATACTGTAGTGGTTGTTTCCGCGATGGGAAAAATGACTAATGCTTTTGAAGCTGTTGTGCATAACTATTTGTACAATCCAACAGATTTAAATGCGTCTATTGGTTTTATTGAAGATTACCACACTAGCATCATTTCTGAACTGTTTTTAGATATTAGTCATCCTGTTTTTAAAATTGTCGAAAGCCTTTTCAACGATTTAAAATTGCTTATAAAAACAAATACCGCTACAGATTATAATTTTGTTTACGATCAAATTATAGGTTTTGGGGAATTGCTATCCACAACAATTGTAAGTCAGTTTTTAAATTATTCAGGATTGAAGAACACGTGGTTAGATGTTCGTGAATACATTAAAACCGACTCTAATTATAGGCGTGCTAATGTAGATTGGCTCACTACCGAAACTTTAATAACACCATTAAAACATAATCCATCGCTTTATATAACGCAAGGATTTTTAGCAAGCAATTCAAATTGTACAACCACACTTGGTCGCGAAGGAAGTGATTATACAGCAGCTATCTTTGCATACGCTTTAGATGCCGAAAGTGTAACTATCTGGAAAGATGTTTCTGGTGTTCTTAATGCCGACCCGCGTTATTTTGAAGAAACGCAATTGCTAGAGCAGTTGTCTTATAGAGAAGCTATCGAATTGGCGTTTTATGGCGCAAGTGTTATTCATCCAAAAACATTACAGCCGCTACAACAAAAAGGGATTACACTGTTTGTAAAATCCTTTATAAATCCAGTAGCAAAAGGGACAAGAATTAGTGCAGAACAGATAATGGTTCCGCAAACACCTTGTTTTATTGTAAAGAAGAATCAGATTTTAATACATATTTCTTCTTTAGATTTTTCATACATTGTAGAAGAGAATATTAGTGAAATATTTAATATTTTACATCTCTCTAAGATGAAAGTTAATCTAATTCAAAATTCTGCAATTAGTTTTTCAATCTGTGTAGAAGATATATTTGGTAATTTAAACTCTATTTTAGAACAATTTCAAGCCGAATATAAGATATCTTATATACCCAACGTTTCATTATATACGGTTAGACACTATACTGATGAAGCTATACATTTAATCGAAAAGAGTAAACACATTTTGGTGCAACAACGTACTCAAGATACTTTACAAATAGTAACTAAATAA